The following are encoded in a window of Urocitellus parryii isolate mUroPar1 chromosome 7, mUroPar1.hap1, whole genome shotgun sequence genomic DNA:
- the Rbm12b gene encoding RNA-binding protein 12B, with protein sequence MAVVIRLLGLPFIAGPVDIRHFFTGLTIPDGGVHIIGGEVGEAFIIFATDEDARRAISRSGGFIKDSSVELFLSSKAEMQKTIEMKRTDRVGRGRPGSGASGVGSLSNFIEAMKEEESNSGYGSSMNQDAGFHTNGTGLDDLRPRKTRPLKAENPYLFLRGLPYLVNEDDVRVFFSGLCVDGVIFLKHHDGRNNGDAIVKFASCIDASGGLKCHRSFMGSRFIEVMQGSEQQWIEFGGNAIKEDEVAVRSEEHSPRGINDRHFRKRSHSKSPRRTRSRSPLGFYVHLKNLSLSINKRDLRNFFRDTDLTNEQIKFLYKDERRTRYAFVMFKTLKDYNTALGLHKTVLQYRPVLIDPVSRKQMLKFIECYEKKRPEKERPGHVSQKYSQESYSGQKLCIYIRNFPFDVTKVEVQKFFADFSLSEDDIYLLFDDKGVGLGEALVKFKSEEQAIKAERLNRRRFLGTEVLLRLISEAQMQEFGVNFSLMSSERIQGRSESHDRDDRSHLFDPKDPPIYSVGPSENFRYQLEDLRQLDNFKHPQGYFRQPDRRPPEDFRHSPEDFRFPPEDFRHSPEGFRHPREEHFRRPPEEDFRRPREDEWRRPLEEDWRWPPEEDFRQPHEEDFRRPPEEDFRRPWEEDFRCPPEEDFRHPREEDFRQPPEEDFRRPPEEDFRHSPEEDFRRSPLEHFRRPPQEHFRRPPQEHFRRPPQEHFRRPPQEHFRRPPQEHFRRPPPEHFRRPPPEHFRRPPPEHFRRSREEDFRHMPDEDFRGPPNEDFRHPPDEDFRSPQEDFRSPSDEDFRQLPEEDPREVPEEDPRLPDNFRPPGEDFRSPPDDFRSHRPFVNFGRPEGGKFDFGKRNMGGFPEGRFMPDQKLNCGSGRVTPVKIMNLPFKANVNEILDFFHGYRIIPDSVSIQYNEQGLPTGEAIVAMINYNEAMAAIKDLNDRPVGPRKVKLILL encoded by the coding sequence ATGGCTGTAGTCATCCGTTTACTGGGGCTTCCTTTTATTGCGGGGCCTGTGGATATTCGTCACTTCTTCACGGGATTGACTATTCCTGATGGAGGAGTGCATATAATTGGAGGGGAAGTTGGGgaggcttttattatttttgcaacagATGAAGATGCAAGACGTGCCATAAGTCGATCAGGAGGGTTTATCAAGGACTCATCTGTAGAGCTCTTTCTTAGTAGCAAGGCAGAAATGCAGAAGactatagaaatgaaaagaactgaTCGTGTAGGAAGAGGGCGACCAGGATCTGGGGCATCAGGGGTTGGCAGCCTATCAAATTTTATTGAGGctatgaaggaagaagaaagtaatTCTGGATATGGCTCTTCAATGAATCAAGATGCTGGGTTTCATACTAATGGTACAGGACTTGATGATTTAAGGCCAAGAAAGACAAGGCCATTGAAGGCCGAGAATCCTTATTTATTTCTGCGAGGTTTGCCTTACTTAGTAAATGAAGATGATGTACGTGTCTTTTTCTCTGGTTTGTGTGTGGATGGagtaattttcttaaaacatcATGATGGCCGAAATAATGGTGATGCCATAGTAAAATTTGCTTCGTGTATCGATGCTTCAGGAGGTCTTAAGTGCCATAGAAGTTTTATGGGTTCAAGATTTATAGAAGTAATGCAAGGCTCAGAACAACAATGGATTGAGTTTGGTGGTAATGCAATTAAGGAGGATGAAGTTGCTGTAAGATCTGAAGAACATTCTCCGAGAGGAATTAATGATAGACATTTTCGAAAACGGTCTCATTCAAAATCTCCCAGAAGAACACGTTCTCGCTCCCCTCTTGGATTTTATGTTCACTTAAAAAATCTGTCACTAAGTATTAACAAAAGAGatttaagaaatttctttagAGACACTGATCTGACTAATGAAcagattaaatttttatataaagatgaaagaagaacACGGTATGCCTTTGTGATGTTCAAGACTCTGAAAGACTATAATACTGCTCTTGGTTTACATAAGACTGTTTTACAGTATCGTCCAGTTCTTATTGATCCAGTTTctagaaaacaaatgctgaagtTCATTGAATGTTATGAAAAGAAGAGACCAGAGAAAGAGAGGCCAGGACATGTTTCACAAAAATATTCTCAAGAAAGCTATTCTGGCCAgaaactgtgtatatatataaggAATTTCCCATTTGATGTTACAAAAGTTGAAGTGCAAAAGTTCTTTGCAGacttttctctttcagaggatgatATTTACTTGCTTTTTGATGACAAAGGAGTTGGTTTGGGAGAAGCACTAGTGAAATTTAAATCAGAAGAACAAGCTATTAAAGCTGAACGTTTAAACCGAAGAAGATTCTTAGGGACAGAGGTATTGTTAAGACTTATATCTGAGGCACAAATGCAGGAGTTTGGTGTAAATTTTTCCTTGATGTCCAGTGAGAGAATACAAGGCCGTTCAGAGTCACATGATAGAGATGACCGTTCCCATTTATTTGATCCAAAAGACCCACCGATTTACTCAGTGGGCCCTTCTGAAAACTTTAGGTATCAGCTAGAGGACTTGAGGCAACTAGATAACTTCAAGCATCCCCAGGGATATTTCCGACAGCCTGATAGGCGCCCTCCAGAAGACTTCAGGCACTCTCCGGAAGACTTCAGATTCCCTCCGGAGGACTTCAGACACTCCCCAGAGGGCTTTAGGCACCCTCGGGAGGAGCACTTCAGGCGGCCTCCTGAGGAAGACTTCAGGCGGCCTCGGGAGGACGAGTGGAGACGACCTCTTGAGGAAGACTGGAGGTGGCCACCGGAGGAGGACTTCAGACAGCCCCACGAGGAGGACTTCAGGCGGCCACCAGAGGAGGATTTCAGGCGCCCTTGGGAAGAGGATTTCAGGTGCCCCCCGGAGGAGGACTTCAGGCACCCTAGGGAGGAGGACTTCAGGCAGCCCCCTGAGGAGGACTTTAGGAGACCCCCTGAGGAGGACTTCAGGCATTCCCCTGAGGAGGACTTCAGGCGGTCACCCCTGGAGCACTTCAGGCGACCACCCCAGGAGCACTTCAGGCGACCACCCCAGGAGCACTTCAGGCGGCCACCCCAGGAGCACTTCAGGAGGCCACCCCAGGAGCATTTCAGGCGGCCACCCCAGGAGCACTTCAGGCGGCCACCCCCAGAGCACTTCAGGCGACCACCCCCAGAGCATTTCAGGCGACCACCCCCAGAGCATTTCAGGCGCTCCCGAGAGGAAGATTTCAGACATATGCCAGATGAAGACTTCAGGGGCCCTCCAAATGAGGACTTCAGACACCCTCCTGATGAGGACTTCAGGAGTCCCCAGGAAGATTTTAGATCCCCTTCTGATGAGGATTTCAGGCAGCTCCCGGAGGAAGACCCCAGGGAAGTTCCAGAGGAGGATCCTAGACTTCCTGACAATTTCAGACCTCCTGGTGAGGATTTTAGGAGCCCACCTGATGATTTTAGAAGTCATCGCCCTTTTGTCAATTTTGGTCGCCCAGAAGGTGGCAAATTTGATTTTGGAAAGCGTAATATGGGAGGTTTTCCTGAAGGGAGATTTATGCCTGATCAGAAGTTAAACTGTGGTTCAGGTAGAGTAACTCCTGTTAAGATAATGAATCTTCCATTTAAAGCTAATGTTAATGAAATTTTAGACTTTTTCCACGGTTATAGAATCATACCTGATTCAGTTTCAATACAGTATAATGAGCAAGGATTGCCTACAGGGGAAGCCATTGTAGCTATGATAAACTATAATGAAGCCATGGCTGCTATTAAAGATCTAAATGATAGGCCAGTTGGCCCCCGCAAAGTTAAGCTAATTTTGCTTTAG